Proteins encoded in a region of the Elaeis guineensis isolate ETL-2024a chromosome 7, EG11, whole genome shotgun sequence genome:
- the LOC105048179 gene encoding LOW QUALITY PROTEIN: GDSL esterase/lipase At5g45910 (The sequence of the model RefSeq protein was modified relative to this genomic sequence to represent the inferred CDS: inserted 1 base in 1 codon), which translates to MFSKSSPPLHMKLQMLTFILVFSIFHISHSTQLNYTSIFSFGDSLADTGNALIHSKSNPVFGRLPYGMTYFMHPTGRCSDGRLIVDFLASAFGLPFLPPYLAHGQNIRQGVNFAVVGATALDPAFFQGLLADGAFPFTNLSLSTQLRWFEELKPSLCNTTTACAGYFSKSLFLVGEIGGNDYNYFFLLGGKSLEEVKSYVPKVVGAIVAASERLIKNGAVNLLVPGNLPFGCSSVYLTVFNSPNKEEYDPTTGCLKWLNAFAKYHDALLRRALDELRRKYPRARIMYADYYGASIQIGRSPQRFGFDDVLIACCGGDGPYNFSPLAFCGQPGSSVCSXPSSRANWDGLHLTEAAYHFIATSLLDGPYTSPPLRQTIN; encoded by the exons ATGTTCTCCAAATCCTCTCCTCCTCTTCACATGAAACTTCAAATGCTCACCTTCatccttgtcttctccatcttccatATCTCCCATTCTACTCAACTGAACTACACTTCCATATTTAGCTTCGGGGATTCGCTTGCCGACACCGGTAATGCTCTGATCCACTCCAAATCCAACCCTGTATTTGGTAGGCTCCCTTATGGCATGACATATTTTATGCATCCCACTGGCCGCTGTTCTGATGGCCGCTTGATCGTGGACTTCTTAG CCAGTGCATTTGGCCTCCCATTCCTTCCGCCTTACTTAGCTCATGGGCAAAACATTCGGCAAGGGGTGAATTTTGCCGTCGTAGGTGCTACAGCACTGGACCCTGCTTTCTTCCAAGGGTTGCTGGCCGATGGTGCCTTTCCGTTCACCAATCTGTCCCTGAGCACCCAGCTCCGGTGGTTTGAGGAGTTGAAGCCTTCCCTTTGTAACACAACAACAG CCTGTGCTGGCTATTTCAGTAAGTCACTGTTTCTCGTTGGAGAGATAGGGGGGAATGATTATAACTATTTTTTCCTCCTCGGCGGCAAAAGCTTAGAGGAGGTGAAATCATATGTTCCTAAAGTCGTTGGAGCCATTGTCGCAGCCAGTGAA AGATTGATCAAGAATGGTGCGGTAAATTTGTTGGTGCCCGGGAATCTACCATTCGGGTGCTCCTCGGTATACTTGACGGTATTTAACAGCCCAAACAAAGAGGAATATGACCCAACGACGGGATGCCTCAAGTGGCTCAACGCCTTTGCCAAGTACCACGATGCGTTGCTTCGCCGGGCATTGGACGAGCTCCGCAGAAAGTATCCACGAGCGAGAATTATGTATGCGGACTACTATGGTGCATCTATTCAGATCGGACGTTCTCCACAGCGCTTCG GATTTGACGATGTTTTAATAGCTTGCTGCGGTGGAGACGGCCCTTATAATTTTAGCCCGCTAGCCTTCTGTGGCCAGCCGGGCTCGAGTGTGTGCT TGCCTTCATCGCGCGCGAACTGGGACGGCTTGCACTTAACGGAAGCCGCTTACCACTTCATCGCCACCAGCTTGCTGGACGGTCCCTACACCAGTCCGCCCTTGAGACAGACTATCAATTGA
- the LOC105048178 gene encoding GDSL esterase/lipase At5g45910: protein MKPSFLLFLLFSSSLHLSFSVSEPYTAIFSFGDSLADTGNHLVDGPNPILSTTHPPYGMTFFRRPTGRCSDGRLVIDFITEAFGLPLLPPSKAHNTDFHKGANFAITGGTAMSFDYFHNRGLESTVWVNGSLSDQIDWFQDMKPSLCSSPEECKEYFRRCLFVVGEFGGNDYNAFFFAGRGIKQVISNVSVIVGGIVEGVERLINQGAVDLVVPGVFPFGCFPLYLKLYGSKHKEDYGRRSGCLKKFNTLAWYHNEKLRVGLERLQKKYPSTRIVYADYYAAAIRFNLAPKNFGFTHGALKACCGDRSKYNVNMSARCGTSNATVCHDPETYASWDGVHYTEAAHRFIAKGLLEGPYANPPIMSLHSPKDSASFTTK from the exons ATGAAGCCctccttccttctcttcctcctcttctcctccagCCTCCATCTTTCCTTCTCCGTCTCCGAACCCTACACCGCTATCTTCAGCTTCGGCGATTCGCTCGCCGACACCGGCAACCACCTCGTCGACGGGCCCAATCCCATCCTCTCCACCACCCACCCCCCTtatggcatgaccttctttcgCCGCCCCACCGGCCGCTGCTCGGACGGACGCTTGGTCATAGACTTCATCA CTGAGGCCTTTGGGCTCCCATTGCTTCCGCCATCTAAAGCTCACAACACCGACTTCCATAAAGGAGCCAATTTTGCCATCACGGGAGGCACGGCTATGAGCTTCGACTACTTCCACAATAGAGGCCTCGAGAGCACCGTATGGGTCAACGGTTCCTTAAGCGACCAGATCGATTGGTTCCAGGACATGAAGCCTTCTCTCTGTAGCTCACCAGAAG AATGCAAGGAGTACTTCAGGAGATGTCTGTTCGTCGTCGGGGAGTTCGGAGGAAACGATTACAACGCCTTCTTCTTCGCCGGCAGGGGCATCAAGCAAGTGATCTCCAATGTGTCCGTAATCGTTGGAGGAATTGTTGAGGGTGTCGAG AGGTTGATCAACCAAGGGGCAGTAGATCTGGTGGTGCCAGGGGTTTTCCCATTTGGATGCTTCCCGTTGTACCTGAAGCTGTATGGTAGCAAACACAAAGAGGACTACGGCCGTCGGAGCGGATGCCTCAAGAAATTTAACACTTTGGCGTGGTATCACAACGAAAAGCTTCGCGTGGGATTGGAGAGGCTCCAGAAAAAGTATCCGTCGACGAGGATCGTCTACGCGGATTACTACGCCGCAGCGATTCGATTTAATCTCGCCCCCAAAAATTTTG GATTTACTCATGGGGCTCTAAAAGCTTGTTGTGGGGATCGTAGCAAGTATAATGTCAATATGTCAGCTAGGTGTGGTACATCGAACGCAACCGTGTGCCATGATCCTGAAACATATGCAAGTTGGGATGGTGTTCATTATACTGAAGCTGCTCACCGCTTCATCGCCAAAGGTTTGTTGGAAGGCCCCTACGCCAACCCACCCATTATGAGTCTCCACTCTCCTAAGGATTCTGCGAGCTTCACAACAAAATAA